A single region of the Chionomys nivalis chromosome 5, mChiNiv1.1, whole genome shotgun sequence genome encodes:
- the LOC130874603 gene encoding mothers against decapentaplegic homolog 2-like: MSSILPFTPPVVKRLLGWKKSASGSGGAGGREQKGQEEKWCEKAVKSLVKKLRKTGRLDELEKAITTQNCNTKCVTIPSTCSEIWGLSTPNTVEQWDTTGLYSFSEQTRSLDGRLQVSHRKGLPHVIYCRLWRWPDLQSHNELKAIENCEYAFNLKKDEVCVNPYHYQRVETPVLPPVLMPRHTEILTELPPLDDYTHSIPENTNFPAGIEPQSNYIPETPPPGYISEDGETSDQQLNQSMDTGSRAELSPTTLSPVNHSLDLQPVTYSEPAFWCSITYYELNQRVGETFHASQPSLTVDGFTDPSNSERFCLGLLSNVNRNATVEMTRRHIGRGVRLYYIGGEDFAECLSDSAIFVQSPNCNQRYGWHPATVCKIPPGYNLKIFNNQEFAALLAQSVNQGFEAVYQLTRMCTIRMSFVKGWGAEYRRQTVTSTPCWIELHLNGPLQWLDKVLTQMGSPSVRCSSMS; encoded by the coding sequence ATGTCGTCCATCTTGCCATTCACTCCGCCAGTGGTGAAAAGACTTCTGGGATGGAAAAAATCAGCCAGTGGGTCTGGAGGAGCAGGTGGCAGGGAACAGAAAGGACAAGAAGAAAAGTGGTGTGAGAAAGCCGTGAAAAGTCTGGTGAAGAAGCTAAGGAAAACAGGACGATTAGATGAGCTCGAGAAAGCCATCACCACTCAGAACTGCAATACTAAGTGTGTCACCATCCCCAGCACTTGCTCTGAAATTTGGGGACTGAGTACACCAAATACGGTAGAACAGTGGGATACAACAGGCCTTTACAGCTTCTCTGAACAAACCAGGTCTCTTGATGGCCGTCTCCAGGTTTCGCACCGGAAAGGGCTGCCACATGTTATATACTGCCGGTTATGGCGTTGGCCGGACCTTCAGAGCCATAATGAGCTCAAGGCAATTGAAAACTGTGAATATGCTTTTAATCTGAAAAAAGATGAAGTGTGCGTAAATCCTTACCACTACCAGAGAGTTGAGACACCAGTTTTGCCTCCAGTATTAATGCCTCGGCACACAGAGATCCTGACAGAACTGCCGCCTCTGGATGATTATACCCACTCCATTCCAGAAAACACTAATTTCCCAGCAGGAATTGAGCCACAGAGTAATTACATCCCAGAAACGCCACCACCTGGATATATCAGTGAAGATGGAGAAACAAGTGATCAACAGTTGAACCAAAGTATGGACACAGGCTCCCGAGCTGAGCTGTCTCCTACCACTCTTTCTCCTGTCAATCACAGCTTGGATTTGCAGCCTGTTACCTACTCGGAGCCTGCCTTTTGGTGTTCGATAACATATTATGAACTGAACCAGAGGGTTGGAGAGACCTTCCATGCCTCACAGCCCTCGCTTACTGTGGATGGCTTTACAGACCCATCGAACTCGGAGAGGTTCTGCTTGGGTTTGCTCTCCAATGTTAACCGAAATGCTACTGTAGAAATGACAAGAAGGCATATAGGAAGGGGAGTACGCTTGTATTACATAGGTGGGGAAGATTTTGCCGAGTGCCTAAGTGATAGTGCAATCTTTGTGCAGAGCCCCAACTGTAACCAGAGATACGGCTGGCATCCTGCAACAGTGTGTAAAATTCCTCCAGGCTATAACctgaagatcttcaacaaccagGAATTTGCAGCTCTTCTGGCTCAGTCTGTCAATCAGGGTTTTGAAGCCGTTTATCAGCTAACTCGAATGTGCACCATAAGAATGAGTTTTGTgaaggggtggggagcagagtACCGGAGGCAGACAGTAACAAGTACTCCTTGCTGGATTGAACTTCATCTGAATGGCCCTCTGCAGTGGTTGGACAAAGTATTAACTCAGATGGGATCCCCTTCAGTGCGATGCTCGAGTATGTCATAA